In Archangium violaceum, the following are encoded in one genomic region:
- a CDS encoding Ig-like domain-containing protein, whose amino-acid sequence MPVMSPVRIEFNEELDPASVSPGTVQILPMEQADSASSSIQLAYEQRVLTVTPGIPMRRDADVTVQLSGLRDGAGNAVPQLTLRFKTRAGTLVSQDLSGAARFTQDGSPYVFDPNKVVHLTRGSSLQVEPGVVVFGSLTDDGETSIQAIGTAEEPVTFWNGLLRGTSSSNHVFKYTRFLLFNPGFFTSAPTGATVTYEHCLIDWMRSSLAVYSSLFVGAGSMSDCELESGVTLYGDGGTFRRNTLHGLQLILGPNHFNPLVVENNLLRAGKLYVAPQGTRAVIRGNSFIGLTNRVQQLTIGGGNAGRTGGTFDLSGNYWGTTVEAEIDALVLDSADDSAANYTIQWKPFLSEPAPETPAAPLVPRQAKKRPDSQ is encoded by the coding sequence GTGCCGGTCATGTCGCCCGTCCGCATCGAGTTCAACGAGGAGCTCGACCCGGCCTCGGTCAGTCCGGGCACCGTCCAGATCCTGCCGATGGAGCAGGCGGACTCCGCCAGTTCCTCCATTCAGCTCGCGTATGAGCAGCGGGTGCTGACCGTGACGCCCGGCATTCCGATGCGGCGGGACGCGGACGTGACGGTGCAACTCTCCGGCCTCCGAGACGGCGCGGGCAACGCGGTGCCGCAACTGACGCTCCGCTTCAAGACCCGGGCGGGCACCCTGGTGTCCCAGGATCTGTCCGGCGCGGCGCGCTTCACCCAGGATGGCAGCCCCTATGTGTTCGACCCGAACAAGGTGGTCCACCTGACTCGCGGTTCGTCACTCCAGGTGGAGCCGGGGGTCGTCGTTTTCGGCTCGCTGACCGACGACGGCGAGACGAGCATCCAGGCCATCGGCACGGCCGAGGAGCCGGTGACGTTCTGGAACGGGCTGCTCAGGGGCACCTCGTCGAGCAACCACGTGTTCAAGTACACGCGCTTCCTGCTCTTCAACCCGGGTTTCTTCACCTCGGCACCCACCGGGGCGACGGTCACCTACGAGCACTGTCTCATCGACTGGATGCGGAGCTCGCTCGCCGTCTACTCGAGCCTCTTCGTCGGTGCGGGCTCGATGAGTGACTGCGAGCTCGAGTCGGGCGTCACGCTCTACGGTGACGGAGGCACCTTCCGGCGCAACACGCTGCACGGGCTCCAACTCATCCTCGGGCCGAACCACTTCAACCCCTTGGTCGTGGAGAACAACCTGCTGCGCGCGGGCAAGCTCTACGTGGCACCTCAGGGAACGAGGGCCGTCATCCGTGGCAACTCCTTCATCGGCCTGACGAACCGGGTGCAGCAGTTGACCATTGGAGGCGGCAATGCCGGACGAACCGGCGGCACGTTCGACCTCAGCGGGAATTACTGGGGAACGACCGTGGAGGCGGAGATCGACGCCCTGGTCCTCGACAGTGCCGATGACAGCGCCGCGAACTACACCATCCAGTGGAAGCCCTTCCTCTCCGAGCCTGCCCCCGAGACGCCCGCGGCGCCCCTGGTGCCTCGTCAGGCCAAAAAGAGGCCCGATTCGCAGTAA
- a CDS encoding PadR family transcriptional regulator: protein MFEGGELRLVLLHLIAQEPRHGYDLIRAIEGLSRGEYAPSPGVVYPTLTLLQDMGLVGEPDTNNQRKLFSITEQGRALLSENAKVVEALLQRLGAAAEIRERTDAAPVRRAMHNLKSVLFDTLSAGADKKIVLEVAALIDEAAQKIERLRS from the coding sequence ATGTTCGAGGGCGGCGAGCTGCGCCTCGTCCTGCTCCACCTCATCGCCCAGGAGCCCCGCCACGGTTACGACCTGATCCGCGCGATCGAAGGGCTCAGCCGCGGCGAGTATGCACCCAGCCCAGGGGTGGTCTATCCGACGCTCACCCTGCTCCAGGACATGGGCCTGGTCGGCGAGCCGGATACCAACAACCAGCGCAAGCTCTTCTCCATCACGGAGCAAGGCCGAGCGCTGCTCAGCGAGAACGCGAAGGTCGTGGAGGCCCTGCTCCAGCGGCTCGGGGCCGCCGCGGAGATTCGCGAGCGGACTGACGCCGCCCCGGTCCGGCGCGCCATGCACAACCTGAAGAGCGTGCTGTTCGACACGCTGTCGGCCGGCGCCGACAAGAAGATCGTCCTCGAAGTGGCGGCCCTGATCGACGAGGCCGCGCAGAAGATCGAGAGGCTCCGCTCATGA